Within the Gopherus flavomarginatus isolate rGopFla2 chromosome 8, rGopFla2.mat.asm, whole genome shotgun sequence genome, the region aacacattgctggtgtgaaatccccaatggtgacgaAGTGGAGaagccatggcttatgtactcaaaaacccagaatgctgcatactttttttgttgcaaactcttccagtctaatgttccagccacattgggttcaacaggaacaaaggactggaaaaatcaggCTAGAAATctagcatgccatgagaaggcagcaaatcaccagagagcattccataggtagaaagagcttgagatgagactaaggttaaaggccaccatagatgatctgcatcaagagaagattgcatcagagtctcttcattggcaaaatgttctgaaaaggctcactgccattgtgagaatgcttgctacccaaaacctagcactgtgcggcatttcagatcagctgtatgtgccaaacaatggaaacttccttaaaattgtggatctgatggctgagtttgatgctgtactccaggagcatctaagaagggtcaccacccaagaaatgtacatacACCACTACCttagaaaaacaattcaaaatgagatcatacagttactggcaacaaaagtcaaacagaagattgtggcagatctgaagtcagcaagatattactctgttattctggactgcacacctgacatcagccatatggaacaaaagactttaatggtgcgttttgtaacaacaacagaacctagtgaaaatgtccctgcaacggtgactgtcagagagcattttctagaatttattgacattgatgatactacaggagctggtatgacaaatgtgcttcttaaaaagctggaagatatgggaatagcaatagctgacatgagagatcagggctacgataatggtgccaaaatgagaggaaagaacagagctgtgcagacacggatccaaaaGTTAAATCCTctagctttttttgtcccatgcagttctcgttcattgaacttggtggtcagtgatgcagcatcagattatagtgaggctgctgaattttttattgtaattcaaagcatctatgtatttttctctgcatcaactcatcgatggcaaattttgaagaaaCATTtgagaacatcctctctgacactgaaaccactgagtgccacacaatgggaaagtcgagtggaggcaataaagcctatcaaacaccaaattgggaagataatGGCAACTATGGTATCATCTATTtcctgcagctcaaggaacacagcagtatatttgagatgttgtatgatattccaaaactcctcactgtacctgaagaagacctacaccagcaatgcagggcactagagatagtgttgacacatgatgacatgcgcgatattgatgcgagtgattaggtgatgaactgaaagccctttcaagatacattaaagcaggatcaactccaaaggctgttctggaatatatgtgcaaaATTAGATGACtatcctctttccaaatgcttttgttgctctgcgcatacttctaacacttcctgtaacaattgccggtggagaacgcagcttctccaagctgaaggtaataaaaacacatctatgctccacaatgacacaggagaggctggtcggccttgcaaccatctcagtagagcatgagctggcccagactgtggaccttcaggaagcagttcagatCTTTGctaccaagaaggcacggaaagcaccactttgattattcaaacagataaatatgccagtgtttactatgaggacaagaaaagttacatttgctgttcaggcgtttcaaagttaagtgttacttaaaatttttgaacaaggcattttaagttgttagttctcctttattggggtacgtagcagagcagtaccatgagaggagtagaacaggaagaaggcagaattgagtcctttcaaagttttggcccaagcgaggggttTGGGGGCATCATTTGATTTCCCTGCCTcgggtgccaaaatgttgtggtcTGGCCCTGATTAGTAATCTTGCAGATCTTTGGCGCTGGTGATTGCTAACTGAATATGGGAATGTTACTTCTTACTCTGATGACTTGAAAGCAGAGCTTAAagtagggaggaaaaaaaggggatTCATGTTATGCTGCAGAACAGTTCTAAATTTGAACAGAATCCAGTATTTGGTAAAAATCAGAGAGATTTCTGTAGCATATATTCAGTCAGTTCCACCCATTAACTGTTTTCtcttttccttattttatttCCATTAATTCATTCTGAGAATCTTAGCATCCTTCCTTCTTACTGAAGTGAAATATAAAACTTTATATAATAGTGCCTTGCTGGTCTGAACACTTTGTAATcctcaataaaataaaatggaggcATTTTAATATCACTCAGCAAACATTAAACAGCAGAATATTGTAATGAGCTCTCATTATtggtatgattttaaaaaaaagtcaagcatAGTTATTAGGATACTGTGAACTGCTATTACAACAAACCcccaaaacaacaaaataaataaaatacattttgttatCATTACCCTGgatttttattattgtatttttaattcacaAAATTCAGTAATTCACAATGAAACGTCCAGTCATTATTAATGAGGTTCTATCTAATAATGCCCAACAActaatttaaatattaattttaatgaaTTATATAAAATAATTCTTATAGAAAAGAACATCTGTTTGATGTTAAAATTATGATTTATGTGTTTTAtcatttagtttttaaaacagTATTTTGTCATTGGAGCTTTTTAATTTTTGGAACCTCTAATTTTtctataatttttttattaatgcGATCAAATGTTAAATGTGATTACACAGTCCTGGAGCTCTAAGTCCTCTGTTATCCATGGAACAGATATACAATATGGGTAGCAGCAGTTCAAGTTTCCTCACACTGCCACATCAGTATGTCTCAACCCTGACCTTGGAGGGACCATCTCTAGGGTTGAGTTCAGTTTCTTTGTTCATTCAGGCTAAACTTCATCAGTTGCACCACTGGCCATTCAGACAGCTGGAGTCTGATTTTAAATACTGGATATCAGCCAGATTGCAAATATAAAGAATTGATCTGGCTATTGAGGAACAAGAGAGCTGCTTTTTCTCCTATCCCTGCTactgaggagctgccagagctcctCCATCTCTAATCtgtttgtaaatattatttaaaGATTTGTGTAGACCTTGAATGAAACATTATGACAGAACATACTTTGAATATATAACTTACGAAGTATGTAAATGCATTTGAGTTACAAATGAATGTTATTTTCTTTAGCTCCTTGGATAATTTACCCATTTACCCATACCCTACAGAATGGGTCAACTTTTGTATGAAAATTGAGTGGGGGGTAGAGGGGACCCTTTACAATTAATTCTGAAATACTGGGCCTCACCCCGCAAACATTTACTAGTAAGAACTGTAGTTACTTCCCTGACAAGTCACCCTATTACCATCTAtattgtttgcaggatcaaacccaagTTTTTTTTACCTGAAAATGCTATTGCATAACTTCACCCTCCTTTTTTACCtgaatgcaaaacaaaacaaacctgaaAAAAGTCCCCAATAACAGAGCTGATTTTTTGTAATAGCTTTTAAAAGCAAATTTAACTGTTaactctttttttgttgttgttgtagatGACAGTCATGTCCCAGTCAAAGGATCTCAAGGATGACTTTCATAGTGACACGGTACTCTCCATTTTGAATGAACAGCGCATTCGGGGTATTTTATGTGATGTCACTATAATTGTGGAAGATACCAAATTTAAAGCCCACAGTAATGTACTAGCAGCTTCAAGCctttatttcaaaaatattttttggagTCATACGATCTGTATTTCTGGACATGTCCTGGAGTTAGATGATCTTAAGGCTGAAGTGTTTACTGAAATACTTAATTATATCTACAGTTCCACAGTAGTTGTTAAGAGACAGGAGACTGTAACAGACCTTGCAGCTGCAGGGAAAAAACTGGGAATATCGTTTCTGGAAGATCTTACAGACATTAATTTTTCAGATTCCCCCTGTCCGTATGCATTTTGTATAACTGAAAAAGGGGtggtcaaagaagaaaaaaatgaaaaaagacacGAAGATTCAGCTATCACAAACGGGCCAAGAATCACAAATGCTTTTTCAATTTTTGAAACTGAAAATAATAACAATTTGTTTTCTCCACTTGACTTGAGAGCAAGTTTTAAAAAGGTATCTGAGACAATTAAAGCAACCAATGTTGGCCTTGATAGGGATGATGTTGGAAAAGATACTGAGCCAGCCAGTACATTAGCTGAACACTCCTATGCAGTTTCTTCTGGAGGTGATGCTTTTCAAGGAACTCCTTTTTTAGAACATGACAGCAGCCCTCTGTATAAAATGAGTGAAGACCATTATGAAACTACTCAGACAACACCTCTACTTCAACCAATAAAACAAGCATGTGGTACACCAAAGATGGCCTTTAAACCCCAGTGTACTGGTTTGGCTATAGCAAAAATATCAGCCCCCAAAGTAACCAATACAGAGGTTCAACAAGAAGCAGTTACAGATCAAGCGATTATTCCTTTCCCTCATGATAAGGCAGGAGACGTACTTTTTTCCACAGAAGACGAAAGTAGATCTGCTAACATCCCTGGATCTGTAGCAACAGTTATTCCACCTGTTTACAGATGTAATTGTTGTACCAGATCATTTGATGACAGAGCTTTACTCAGTACCCATCTTCAGCTTCACACAAATCATCAGGAACCTTTAATATGCAAATACTGCAGCAAACAATTTGCAAATCTTAACAGACTGGAGAATCATGAACAAGTCTGTAGGAGTTCAGGCAGCATATCTGTTCAGAGtggaaatgaacaaaaaaatttAGATAACTATACTACTACTGGTGAAAGAAATGGAAGCTCACATGGAAACACAGAGCCTCTGTTGTCTGAAAACAATATtactgattactccagtgcaaacTGCACCTTGTCAGAAACAGATCATTTGGTTAAAGTTGTTGATGGGCAGATATTATATACATGCATTGTTTGCAAACGTAGCTATGTAACATTGTCTAGCCTTCGAAGACATGCAAATGTGCATTCATGGAGAAGAACTTATCCTTGCCATTACTGCAACAAAGTGTTTGCATTAGCTGAATATCGTACCAGACATGAAATCTGGCACACAGGGGAAAGGCGTTATCAGTGCATTTTCTGCCTTGAGACTTTCATGACTTATTATATACTAAAAAATCATCAGAAATCTTTCCATGCAATTGACTATCGACTTGCAGTAAATAAAAAAACACCTAATGGAGGCTTAAAGCCTAGCATGTATCCTTACAAACTTTATAGGCTTTTACCTATGAAATGCAGAAGGCTACCTTATAAGTCCTACCAGAATTCTTCGTTTGAAAATGTACAAGCAAGCACCCAAGTTAATGAAGCAACTTCTAGTACCTGCATTATTCAGAATTCTCTCAACTCTGAACTACCTTCGCTGAATTTTCAAAATAATATATTAACAAACAATACCACTATTTGCTTGAATACATCTTCATGCAATGATGCAACATCATCTATGAATATTCAGAATGTTTCACCTTGGGCAGTAGGAATGTTAAATTCTGACCTACAAAGTGACTTTTTTACTGCAGAAAAATCAGTGCCCCAAGCTGCAAATGAACTTAGTTCTGGTTCTCAAGAGTGTGATTCCTCCATTCTGTCTTTCAGTAATATGAGTGAAAATTCAACCTCTGTTATTAACTATAGCAGCTCAGCACCCTCGGTTATAATGCACAGTAGTAGAGTCTCATCAGTAATAATGCACAGTAATGCAGTCATTTCTATGGGAAGCAGTAAGACAATATCCTCCAATAATATAGCCAGTCAGTCCATAAAAGATGACTGTAAACATGGGTCAGATAACTACGGCAAAGGCATTACTAAAGCAAaaactattaaagaaaaaaagaaaacacttctGTACAATAGAGGAGAAACACTCGAGGAGTTAGAGTATATTACAGGATCTGGAGGTTCATCTAACAAGACTATAGATACTGTTCAAGAATCAAGTAAAACCGAAACCTACATTGCAAAGCCTGCCTTACCTGGAACATCTACTGATAGTAATGTTGCTCCCCTTTGTCAAATAACAGTAAAAATTGGGAATGAGGCTATTGTAAAAAGACATATTTTAGGATCCAAACTGTTTTATAAAAGAGGAAGGTCTAAATGTGCATCTGAACAGGACAATCAGCCTCAGGAGactgaaacagagagaaaagaaggaaGCCCAGCTAGGCTTTGCAGATCAGAATGTATGGAACTTACTGAAATGTGCGATGATGTAAGTGATCAGGATTCCAATGACAAACCCTGGAGACCTTATTATAATTACAAACCAAAAAAGAAATCTAAACAGCTAAGAAAAATGAGAAAAGTCAAATGGAGGAAGAATCATGGAAACAAGAACTCCGGTACTGAAAGTGAAAATACATGCAATAGAGAGTATGCACTTAGAAAAATTCCTGAAGAAAAGGGCATCAGTAAAGAAGGAAACACAGAAATGCCTAATCTTCATTGTGAGCTCTGTGAGCGAGAGAAATCTTCCACTGAAGAAATCCAGGAACCTATACATTTGCATGTACCTACTTCAAAGCCTTATATTTGTGAATTATGCCAAAAGCAGTTCCAGAGCCCATCCACACTAAAAATGCATATGAGATGTCATACTGGAGAAAAGCCGTATACTTGTAAAACCTGTGGTAAGTGTTTTTCAGTTCCAGGAAACCTACAGAAACATGAACGTATTCACTTGGGTGTCAAGGATTTTGTCTGTCAATATTGTAGTAAGGCATTCACTTTAAATGAAACACTCAAAATACATGAAAGAATACATACTGGAGAAAAACGCTACCACTGTCAATTCTGTTTACAGAGTTTTTTATATCTTTCTACCAAAAGGAATCATGAGCAAAGACATGTACATGAACACAATAGAAAAGGATATGCTTGTCTTCAGTGCCCCAAAATTTGCAAGACAGCAGCTGCTCTTGGAATGCACCAGAAGAAACATCTATTCAAAAGCCCAAGTCAACAGGATAGAAAAGAGTATTTGTGTAATGAAAGCTCTAAACACTTGGAAAATCAACATTTCATTGACTCAGATGGGAACGAAGTGAATAGTATACAGAGTATGACTCCAAAAGTTGTACTTTGAGTGACAGTTGTCAAAAACAAGAAAAGAGGACTGGAGAAAAATGTATAGAAGCGTGGAATGCAAAGGAAACTCCAGATTCAGGCAGGTTCGAAAAATGAAGATAAGATTTCTTCATCCAAATAACTTTCATATATTAGTACAGTATATGCAAAAAAATACACTGCAACAGAAAAGCTAGGAATATTTGCAATAGTGTAAACATAGCATGAGGGAAAATAAAAGTCTGATCCAAAATAGTTCTGCAATAGTAACGGTTGTAATACATACACAGAAGAAAATAGTAGGTCCAGTCAAAACCTTTTTAATTGGAGTTACAAGTAACTAGCCACTGAACTGTCTTAAATGTACAATACCGTATTTGATTCTGAATCACTCTGGACATAATAAAGACCAAATATATAGGTTCAGAGTACATTCACTATGAAGAATTTGTGCTACAGAAGATGATGTGATGCATTTATACTCAAACTTTCATGGTATTGtgtttataaatgaaaaacaaaatttaaaagatCTTGGCCTaatgtatacagtatcttaaaattATCAGGTAAAGATAGAAAATGTTTATTGAATGTGAGTATGAAGTATAGTTCAGTTTTGGAAAACTTTTCTGTATCTCAAACCTTAGTTTATACTGTTGTATGATTATTACATTTTACATTATCTATATTCAATTTTACAATTACATTGATAAGCAGTGGGTATCTGAGTGTCAGTGAGGACTGGAAACCCTGATTCATGATACTCCTGTGGTATTCAATAAATGTTCATCTTAAATATTAAGTCTTCCAAGCTGCATTAGTCCTGGAAAGTCCAGCTATCAACTGTATGTCAGACCAATTAATCCAAGGGCAAGTCCAGATTTACTGTTGTAGAAGCCAAATGAAACACACTCCAGCTTCATGGTCAAGGAGTTGTTGAACTGTCCAGTATAAAGACCTTGTGTAAATACATTTCCCACCTTCCAGTGGCTCTGCAACTCTTTAATTTTTGGAACCATCTCGCTTCTCATTTCGGAATGCTTAGTCCATGAGAGTTCCTCCAGCTGGAATAATTTCACACATGCCATGAGCAGGAGTTGGACTAGTTCTTGGTCTTCAAATGAGTTGGCTAAAACCAACAAATAAAAATTAcccttttgttttgcttttttgagTGGTAGGGGTGGGGAATATCTAGTTTCTTTCATCCATACGTCAATCAGGGCTTTTTAATTGCCTCTATACACTTTCATCCATACACACATTTGAGACAGTCGCCTGTGGAACTGGGGCATAGGCCAGTCTACTGTGGAGGAGGAGTGGCCTCCTGCCCTGGCAGGCTTTTTAATTTAGTGGGGATAGGGGCTTGCCCTTGCCCATGCCCACAATCCAGTTGCAGTTTCTTAGACTATGGTGTAGTAACCATTGGGCCACATGCTGGCCCAGTTCTCTCTCTGACAACTAAATAGAGAGCTAATCATATGC harbors:
- the ZBTB38 gene encoding zinc finger and BTB domain-containing protein 38 isoform X1 — its product is MPSISNMTVMSQSKDLKDDFHSDTVLSILNEQRIRGILCDVTIIVEDTKFKAHSNVLAASSLYFKNIFWSHTICISGHVLELDDLKAEVFTEILNYIYSSTVVVKRQETVTDLAAAGKKLGISFLEDLTDINFSDSPCPYAFCITEKGVVKEEKNEKRHEDSAITNGPRITNAFSIFETENNNNLFSPLDLRASFKKVSETIKATNVGLDRDDVGKDTEPASTLAEHSYAVSSGGDAFQGTPFLEHDSSPLYKMSEDHYETTQTTPLLQPIKQACGTPKMAFKPQCTGLAIAKISAPKVTNTEVQQEAVTDQAIIPFPHDKAGDVLFSTEDESRSANIPGSVATVIPPVYRCNCCTRSFDDRALLSTHLQLHTNHQEPLICKYCSKQFANLNRLENHEQVCRSSGSISVQSGNEQKNLDNYTTTGERNGSSHGNTEPLLSENNITDYSSANCTLSETDHLVKVVDGQILYTCIVCKRSYVTLSSLRRHANVHSWRRTYPCHYCNKVFALAEYRTRHEIWHTGERRYQCIFCLETFMTYYILKNHQKSFHAIDYRLAVNKKTPNGGLKPSMYPYKLYRLLPMKCRRLPYKSYQNSSFENVQASTQVNEATSSTCIIQNSLNSELPSLNFQNNILTNNTTICLNTSSCNDATSSMNIQNVSPWAVGMLNSDLQSDFFTAEKSVPQAANELSSGSQECDSSILSFSNMSENSTSVINYSSSAPSVIMHSSRVSSVIMHSNAVISMGSSKTISSNNIASQSIKDDCKHGSDNYGKGITKAKTIKEKKKTLLYNRGETLEELEYITGSGGSSNKTIDTVQESSKTETYIAKPALPGTSTDSNVAPLCQITVKIGNEAIVKRHILGSKLFYKRGRSKCASEQDNQPQETETERKEGSPARLCRSECMELTEMCDDVSDQDSNDKPWRPYYNYKPKKKSKQLRKMRKVKWRKNHGNKNSGTESENTCNREYALRKIPEEKGISKEGNTEMPNLHCELCEREKSSTEEIQEPIHLHVPTSKPYICELCQKQFQSPSTLKMHMRCHTGEKPYTCKTCGKCFSVPGNLQKHERIHLGVKDFVCQYCSKAFTLNETLKIHERIHTGEKRYHCQFCLQSFLYLSTKRNHEQRHVHEHNRKGYACLQCPKICKTAAALGMHQKKHLFKSPSQQDRKEYLCNESSKHLENQHFIDSDGNEVNSIQSMTPKVVL
- the ZBTB38 gene encoding zinc finger and BTB domain-containing protein 38 isoform X2, with translation MTVMSQSKDLKDDFHSDTVLSILNEQRIRGILCDVTIIVEDTKFKAHSNVLAASSLYFKNIFWSHTICISGHVLELDDLKAEVFTEILNYIYSSTVVVKRQETVTDLAAAGKKLGISFLEDLTDINFSDSPCPYAFCITEKGVVKEEKNEKRHEDSAITNGPRITNAFSIFETENNNNLFSPLDLRASFKKVSETIKATNVGLDRDDVGKDTEPASTLAEHSYAVSSGGDAFQGTPFLEHDSSPLYKMSEDHYETTQTTPLLQPIKQACGTPKMAFKPQCTGLAIAKISAPKVTNTEVQQEAVTDQAIIPFPHDKAGDVLFSTEDESRSANIPGSVATVIPPVYRCNCCTRSFDDRALLSTHLQLHTNHQEPLICKYCSKQFANLNRLENHEQVCRSSGSISVQSGNEQKNLDNYTTTGERNGSSHGNTEPLLSENNITDYSSANCTLSETDHLVKVVDGQILYTCIVCKRSYVTLSSLRRHANVHSWRRTYPCHYCNKVFALAEYRTRHEIWHTGERRYQCIFCLETFMTYYILKNHQKSFHAIDYRLAVNKKTPNGGLKPSMYPYKLYRLLPMKCRRLPYKSYQNSSFENVQASTQVNEATSSTCIIQNSLNSELPSLNFQNNILTNNTTICLNTSSCNDATSSMNIQNVSPWAVGMLNSDLQSDFFTAEKSVPQAANELSSGSQECDSSILSFSNMSENSTSVINYSSSAPSVIMHSSRVSSVIMHSNAVISMGSSKTISSNNIASQSIKDDCKHGSDNYGKGITKAKTIKEKKKTLLYNRGETLEELEYITGSGGSSNKTIDTVQESSKTETYIAKPALPGTSTDSNVAPLCQITVKIGNEAIVKRHILGSKLFYKRGRSKCASEQDNQPQETETERKEGSPARLCRSECMELTEMCDDVSDQDSNDKPWRPYYNYKPKKKSKQLRKMRKVKWRKNHGNKNSGTESENTCNREYALRKIPEEKGISKEGNTEMPNLHCELCEREKSSTEEIQEPIHLHVPTSKPYICELCQKQFQSPSTLKMHMRCHTGEKPYTCKTCGKCFSVPGNLQKHERIHLGVKDFVCQYCSKAFTLNETLKIHERIHTGEKRYHCQFCLQSFLYLSTKRNHEQRHVHEHNRKGYACLQCPKICKTAAALGMHQKKHLFKSPSQQDRKEYLCNESSKHLENQHFIDSDGNEVNSIQSMTPKVVL